A genomic stretch from Pseudomonas mendocina includes:
- a CDS encoding Trm112 family protein — MDTKLLDILACPLCKGPLHLSADKSELICKADALAYPVRDGIPVMLEGEARTLNVDERLDK, encoded by the coding sequence ATGGACACGAAACTTCTCGACATCCTCGCTTGCCCACTGTGCAAGGGGCCTCTGCACCTCTCCGCAGACAAAAGCGAGTTGATCTGCAAAGCCGATGCGCTGGCGTATCCGGTGCGTGATGGTATTCCTGTCATGCTCGAAGGCGAGGCTCGCACCCTGAACGTTGATGAGCGTCTGGATAAATAA
- a CDS encoding MotA/TolQ/ExbB proton channel family protein, producing MWELVKAGGWIMLPIILCSIAAAGIIAERLWTLRPSRVSPPHLLGQVWKWIKEKKLNNQKLKELRADSPLGQILAAGLANSKHGREIMKECIQEAAARVIHELERYLNALGTIAGIAPLLGLLGTVLGMIDIFSSFMGSGMTNAGSLAGGIAKALITTAAGLIVAIPALFFHRYLQRRVDELVVGMEQEAIRLVEVVQGDRDVDLGEEKP from the coding sequence GTGTGGGAACTGGTCAAAGCTGGCGGCTGGATTATGCTGCCGATCATTCTGTGTTCTATCGCTGCTGCAGGCATTATCGCCGAACGACTCTGGACGCTGCGGCCAAGCCGCGTGTCTCCCCCCCACCTGTTAGGCCAGGTGTGGAAGTGGATCAAGGAAAAGAAACTCAATAACCAGAAGCTCAAGGAGCTGCGCGCTGACTCTCCGCTCGGGCAGATTCTGGCCGCAGGCCTGGCCAATTCCAAGCATGGCCGGGAGATCATGAAAGAGTGTATCCAGGAGGCTGCGGCCCGGGTCATTCATGAGCTGGAGCGCTACCTCAATGCGCTAGGCACCATTGCCGGTATTGCTCCGTTGCTAGGGCTGCTGGGTACTGTGCTGGGTATGATCGACATTTTCAGCTCCTTTATGGGCTCAGGCATGACCAATGCGGGTTCACTGGCTGGCGGTATTGCTAAGGCGCTGATCACCACGGCCGCGGGCCTGATCGTAGCTATACCGGCGCTGTTCTTTCACCGTTACCTGCAGCGTCGTGTTGACGAGTTGGTCGTGGGCATGGAGCAAGAAGCGATTCGACTGGTGGAAGTGGTGCAAGGCGACCGTGATGTCGATCTCGGTGAGGAAAAACCGTGA
- a CDS encoding biopolymer transporter ExbD → MKFRRKPRENVEINLASLIDVVFILLLFFVVTTTFTRETQMKVDLPEAASGTPPEQTELKQLEILIAADGTYSMNGQQLMESKLDNLIAALQKESAGDNSLPLIISADAQTPHQAVITAMDAAGKLGFSHLRLTTVEAQAKP, encoded by the coding sequence GTGAAGTTTCGGCGTAAACCGCGGGAAAACGTCGAGATCAACCTGGCTTCGCTGATCGACGTAGTTTTTATTCTGCTGCTGTTCTTTGTGGTGACCACAACCTTTACCCGTGAAACGCAGATGAAAGTCGATCTGCCGGAAGCGGCCAGTGGAACGCCCCCTGAGCAAACAGAATTGAAGCAGTTGGAAATTCTGATTGCAGCCGATGGCACCTATTCAATGAACGGCCAGCAGCTGATGGAAAGCAAGCTGGACAACCTGATCGCAGCTTTGCAGAAGGAATCTGCGGGGGATAACAGCCTGCCGCTCATTATCAGTGCGGACGCCCAGACCCCGCATCAGGCGGTGATCACCGCTATGGATGCTGCCGGTAAGCTGGGCTTCTCCCATTTGCGACTGACCACAGTCGAGGCGCAGGCTAAGCCTTGA
- a CDS encoding DNA internalization-related competence protein ComEC/Rec2 codes for MRTGMLAAIAGLVVLRWLPALPPTGWVLGMLAVGIVLSVGRVYPLGLFLLGLSWSCISTQSALDDRLPAELDGRTLWLEGTVAGLPEVSREVVRFELRDATSRRYVLPRKMRLSWYDGPQLRGGEVWRMAVRLKRPRGLVNPQSFDYEAWLLGQRIGAGGTVKSGYRLREAGGLSSWRDRLRQQLLAASAAGQAGALSALVLGDGSGLSSADWLVFQNTGTVHLMVISGQHIGLMAALLYGLVAGLARLGWWPQRWPWLPVACVVSFAGAMGYGLLAGFQVPVQRACVAVALVLIWRWRYRHLGVIDPLLISLLAVLLWEPLVCLQAGFWLSFGAVILLVLIFSGRLGAWRWWSSLWRVQWTMAVGLVPLLVVQGLPISITSPLANLIAGPIVGFITVPLGLLGMVLLPVPWLGEGLLWLAGGTLNILFSVLALLAQLLPAWTPSALPLWAWGCGLIGGLVLLMPAALPMRSLGLGLLMPLVFLPAVRPESGEADVWVLDVGQGLSVLIRTRDYDLLYDAGPKFGEFDTGQRIVVPSLRALDVRKLDMMLISHADTDHSGGAIAITQGVPVRRVVSGEPVKLGAALKADPCLSDAQWQWNGVRFRLWQWSGARNGNQASCVLMVEAGGEQLWLTGDIDQDAERGLVENTGLQRVHWLLAPHHGSRSSSSQLLLERVRPANSLISRGAHNAFGHPHEAVVQRYRDVGTQIYDTAEQGAIRIKLGRFVPAESGRAQLHFWREK; via the coding sequence ATGCGAACAGGGATGCTTGCAGCTATTGCCGGGCTGGTGGTGCTGCGTTGGTTACCAGCTCTGCCGCCTACGGGGTGGGTTCTGGGGATGCTGGCGGTGGGGATTGTGTTGTCAGTTGGAAGGGTCTATCCACTGGGGCTGTTTTTGTTGGGACTGTCGTGGTCCTGTATTAGCACCCAGTCAGCTCTAGATGACCGGCTGCCTGCCGAGCTGGATGGGCGAACCTTATGGCTGGAAGGAACCGTAGCAGGATTGCCGGAAGTCAGTCGGGAGGTGGTGCGTTTCGAGTTGAGGGACGCCACGTCGCGTCGTTACGTACTACCTCGGAAAATGCGTCTGTCCTGGTATGACGGCCCGCAGTTACGAGGTGGCGAGGTTTGGCGTATGGCTGTGCGCCTTAAACGGCCCCGAGGTTTAGTCAATCCACAGTCATTTGATTACGAGGCTTGGCTGCTCGGGCAGCGCATTGGTGCCGGTGGAACGGTTAAAAGTGGTTATCGCCTGAGAGAGGCGGGCGGTCTGTCCTCATGGCGTGACAGATTACGTCAGCAGCTACTGGCCGCTTCGGCTGCCGGGCAAGCCGGAGCATTGAGTGCGCTGGTGCTGGGCGATGGTTCCGGCCTCAGCAGTGCTGATTGGCTAGTGTTTCAAAATACCGGGACAGTGCATCTTATGGTGATCTCAGGCCAGCATATCGGCCTGATGGCGGCTCTGCTGTATGGTTTGGTAGCGGGCCTTGCACGTCTGGGCTGGTGGCCGCAGCGTTGGCCCTGGTTGCCTGTGGCTTGTGTGGTCAGCTTTGCCGGGGCAATGGGCTACGGCCTGTTAGCGGGGTTTCAGGTGCCGGTTCAGCGTGCCTGTGTGGCTGTTGCATTGGTGCTGATATGGCGCTGGCGATACCGTCATCTCGGGGTGATTGATCCTCTGCTAATCAGTTTACTGGCGGTTTTGTTATGGGAGCCGTTGGTGTGTCTCCAGGCAGGTTTCTGGTTGTCGTTCGGTGCGGTCATCCTGCTGGTGCTGATCTTTTCCGGTCGACTTGGTGCATGGCGTTGGTGGTCAAGTTTGTGGCGGGTGCAGTGGACCATGGCTGTGGGGCTTGTACCGCTGTTGGTGGTGCAGGGCTTGCCAATCAGCATCACCAGCCCTTTAGCTAATCTGATTGCGGGGCCAATAGTCGGTTTTATAACGGTGCCGCTGGGGTTGCTCGGCATGGTGCTTCTACCAGTTCCGTGGCTTGGCGAAGGTCTGCTATGGCTGGCAGGAGGCACACTGAATATCTTGTTTAGTGTGTTGGCGTTATTGGCGCAGTTGCTGCCAGCCTGGACGCCCAGTGCGCTCCCGCTGTGGGCCTGGGGCTGTGGTCTGATTGGCGGGTTAGTCTTATTGATGCCCGCGGCCTTGCCCATGCGAAGCCTAGGTTTGGGGCTACTCATGCCGCTGGTTTTCCTGCCGGCGGTACGCCCTGAGTCTGGTGAAGCGGATGTCTGGGTGTTGGATGTGGGGCAGGGGCTTTCGGTTCTGATCAGAACCCGGGATTACGATCTCCTTTATGACGCAGGGCCTAAGTTTGGCGAGTTTGATACCGGGCAGAGGATCGTTGTGCCTTCTTTGCGGGCGTTGGATGTGCGCAAACTGGACATGATGCTGATCAGCCATGCCGACACCGATCATAGCGGCGGTGCAATAGCTATCACACAGGGGGTGCCGGTTCGGCGTGTGGTCAGTGGTGAGCCCGTGAAACTGGGGGCTGCCTTGAAGGCTGATCCTTGCCTGAGTGATGCGCAGTGGCAGTGGAATGGCGTGCGCTTTCGCCTGTGGCAATGGTCGGGAGCGCGCAACGGCAATCAGGCCTCCTGTGTGTTGATGGTTGAGGCGGGTGGGGAGCAGCTGTGGCTCACGGGTGACATAGATCAGGACGCTGAAAGAGGTCTAGTGGAAAATACCGGGCTGCAAAGGGTTCACTGGCTGCTGGCGCCTCATCACGGCAGTCGGAGTTCCTCGTCACAGTTATTACTTGAGCGTGTAAGGCCTGCCAACAGTCTGATTTCCCGTGGTGCTCACAATGCTTTTGGCCACCCGCATGAGGCAGTTGTGCAGCGCTATCGGGATGTCGGAACACAGATTTATGACACTGCCGAGCAGGGCGCCATCCGCATAAAACTGGGGCGCTTTGTTCCGGCAGAGTCCGGCAGAGCGCAGTTGCACTTTTGGCGTGAAAAATGA
- the lpxK gene encoding tetraacyldisaccharide 4'-kinase, with translation MSLAERLSQAWYNGHPALLLLRPLEWLYRTVVQRKRACFLSGQSQSYRAPVPVVVVGNITVGGTGKTPMILWLVEHCRRQGLRVGVVSRGYGAKPPHFPWRVEASQAASVAGDEPLLIVQRCGVPLMIDPDRSRAVQALLAEQPLDLILSDDGLQHYRLARDLELVLIDAARGLGNRRCLPEGPLREPSERLKSVDAVLYNGTRNAPAGGYGFVLRAKALVNLKTAEQRPLDHFPPGQSVHAVAGIGNPQRFFNTLEGLHWKPVCHAFADHAPYSSELLDFTPKLPVLMTEKDAVKCRGFALDDWWYLAVDAEPTPEFVGWFDQQLQRLIPRS, from the coding sequence ATGAGCCTCGCTGAGCGTCTTAGCCAAGCCTGGTACAACGGACATCCGGCGTTACTGTTGCTGCGCCCATTGGAGTGGCTGTATCGGACGGTTGTCCAGCGTAAGCGTGCGTGTTTTCTGAGCGGTCAGAGCCAAAGCTACCGGGCGCCAGTGCCTGTCGTTGTAGTTGGAAACATTACAGTGGGTGGCACTGGTAAAACGCCGATGATCCTCTGGTTGGTTGAACATTGCCGCCGCCAGGGATTGCGCGTAGGTGTTGTCAGCCGTGGCTACGGTGCCAAGCCGCCACACTTCCCCTGGAGAGTAGAAGCCAGCCAGGCTGCCAGTGTGGCGGGGGATGAACCGCTGCTGATCGTGCAGCGTTGCGGTGTACCGCTGATGATTGACCCTGACCGCAGTCGTGCCGTGCAGGCACTGCTGGCTGAACAGCCGCTGGATTTGATCCTCAGTGATGATGGCCTGCAGCACTACCGTCTGGCGCGGGACCTTGAGCTGGTACTGATTGATGCGGCCCGTGGGCTCGGCAATCGCCGTTGTCTGCCGGAAGGACCGCTGCGGGAGCCGTCTGAGCGCCTGAAAAGCGTGGATGCAGTGCTTTATAACGGCACGCGCAACGCGCCTGCCGGTGGCTATGGTTTTGTCCTACGGGCTAAGGCCTTGGTTAACCTCAAAACCGCTGAACAACGGCCACTGGATCATTTCCCACCGGGGCAGTCCGTGCATGCGGTGGCTGGTATCGGCAACCCCCAGCGTTTCTTCAACACCCTTGAAGGACTACACTGGAAGCCTGTATGCCATGCATTTGCCGACCATGCTCCCTACAGCTCAGAGTTACTGGACTTTACCCCGAAATTGCCGGTGCTAATGACGGAAAAGGATGCAGTCAAATGCCGGGGCTTTGCCCTGGATGATTGGTGGTATCTGGCGGTTGATGCTGAACCCACACCTGAATTTGTCGGTTGGTTCGATCAACAACTACAGCGATTGATACCGCGTAGCTGA